In Saccharothrix syringae, the following are encoded in one genomic region:
- a CDS encoding C40 family peptidase — protein sequence MKIGMAVAAVVAVVAVVVTNGVSTVIKENTPVEGGAGVLMASCNASIGPWTGGGEERGRGDADRLTDEQLTTVANIISIGRKRELPPLAWQVAIQAGMTESGLRSLDHGDRDSLGIFQMRPSMGWGTPQQVMDPEYAINKFYDVLLKVPDWEQQRPGDSAQDVERSAFPDRYHKWEAMAAFLIGQEGDVSDPAGCGEAAGDYLLASSAAATAIDFTKQQLGEPYLWGGNGPDAWDCSGILVKAFAAAGIKIPRVANDQYVAGGAHLPVREAKAGDLIFWATNPALPVTVHHVAMYLGNDEYIHAPQTGDVVKISKINWDYHELMPLAVRPGV from the coding sequence CTGAAGATCGGGATGGCGGTCGCCGCGGTGGTCGCCGTGGTCGCGGTCGTGGTGACCAACGGCGTGTCCACGGTCATCAAGGAGAACACGCCGGTCGAGGGCGGCGCGGGCGTGCTCATGGCCAGTTGCAACGCCTCGATCGGCCCGTGGACCGGCGGCGGCGAGGAGAGGGGCCGCGGCGACGCCGACCGGCTCACCGACGAGCAGCTCACCACGGTCGCCAACATCATCTCCATCGGCCGCAAGCGCGAGCTGCCGCCGCTGGCCTGGCAGGTCGCCATCCAGGCGGGCATGACCGAGTCGGGCCTGCGCAGCCTCGACCACGGCGACCGCGACTCGCTGGGCATCTTCCAGATGCGCCCGTCGATGGGCTGGGGCACGCCGCAGCAGGTGATGGACCCCGAGTACGCGATCAACAAGTTCTACGACGTGCTGCTGAAGGTCCCCGACTGGGAGCAGCAGCGGCCCGGCGACTCGGCGCAGGACGTGGAGCGGTCGGCGTTCCCGGACCGCTACCACAAGTGGGAGGCGATGGCGGCGTTCCTGATCGGGCAGGAGGGCGACGTCAGCGACCCGGCGGGCTGCGGCGAGGCCGCGGGCGACTACCTGCTCGCGTCCAGCGCGGCGGCCACCGCCATCGACTTCACCAAGCAGCAGCTCGGCGAGCCGTACCTGTGGGGCGGCAACGGCCCGGACGCGTGGGACTGCTCCGGCATCCTGGTCAAGGCGTTCGCCGCGGCCGGGATCAAGATCCCGCGCGTGGCCAACGACCAGTACGTGGCCGGCGGCGCGCACCTGCCCGTGCGCGAGGCCAAGGCCGGTGACCTGATCTTCTGGGCGACCAACCCGGCGCTGCCGGTCACCGTGCACCACGTGGCCATGTACCTGGGCAACGACGAGTACATCCACGCGCCGCAGACCGGCGACGTGGTCAAGATCAGCAAGATCAACTGGGACTACCACGAGTTGATGCCACTGGCCGTCCGGCCGGGCGTGTAG
- a CDS encoding ATP-binding protein, with product MFGRRRDRNRRSAAHIAQHAAAARDDRKVYSKRGRRLPGEQAVPSYTPSIAARSIDGHLLRTGQEVYAWYRLAPQRWSFRSDSQRQDLIAAIAGQYAELQGRWMHLRVTTRPYPIRMWAEAHVHNAVRRLPDTPGTLSFDDYMVGEQQQLMGRSMAEKEVYLGVQVQTRNMMDRAVERAAPVLRKVFPDAVDAELVAIESEIDHLDQVIGSAGLEGRPATAEEMSWLMHRSCSLGLPAPRNLPAVPGAPWEPEDLASFTDAADFHQEPYSPTVVVRGRTGSNAGIKRHVAVLTVGLMHGLQIPEVDDPWVQRSDRLPAAVEWSARIYVRRPEEVSGELQRQMSKVRSQVRHYTDEHELEPPQSLARQASRVLEIDDEMTSGFTALGTRVRSWWRLAVSGPTEREALRLAQALLDLYKPKVAIEHPEAQYAIAREFIPGEPLSSSAYLRRGSVLWAASSVPTATAEVGDRRGILLGETVTATRRPVAWDPWMAQELRDASGLTAMVAGLGAGKSFLGGGIVYKTLRAGAHWTLLDPSGPLAALCDLPELRPYARPINLLNAQPGILNPYRVVAEPQLEHFLDEDDPERAWRRERALAAATRRRLVLDVLTGLLPFEVARLPQTRIVLLRAVRTVGGRPDAHPGQVFEALRRDASEHHEHAVVVADFLDEMRERMSLLIPEQDADPYDEQRDDRLTVLTMAGLNLPKDGVGREHWTDAEALGVEMLNLAAWLTQRSIYERPKDLRKGVWIDEAFFLSEVPTGRVLMNRFARDSRKWNVRVLLSSQIPADFLRIQGFVALLDSVFVGRLDDDQAQADALRLLKVPVGAGYEQVVASLGRRPGGVRNNTERDRAPRQFIFADGAGGVERIRIDFSGPHLEHLRNALDTTPDAMREGAEAPPELEAAPAQDPFAHDERHTDDYDDDELAADLEVGLVDDLVESAPGEGGNRRPGREGVA from the coding sequence GTGTTCGGACGCCGGCGTGACCGCAACCGACGCTCCGCTGCGCACATCGCCCAGCACGCAGCCGCCGCGCGCGACGACCGCAAGGTCTACAGCAAGCGCGGCCGCCGCCTGCCCGGCGAGCAGGCCGTGCCCAGCTACACGCCGTCGATCGCCGCCCGCAGCATCGACGGCCACCTGCTGCGCACCGGCCAGGAGGTCTACGCCTGGTACCGGCTCGCGCCGCAGCGCTGGTCGTTCCGCTCGGACTCGCAGCGGCAGGACCTGATCGCCGCGATCGCGGGCCAGTACGCCGAGCTGCAGGGCCGGTGGATGCACCTGCGCGTGACGACCCGCCCCTACCCGATCAGGATGTGGGCCGAGGCGCACGTGCACAACGCAGTTCGGCGGTTGCCGGACACGCCGGGCACGCTGAGCTTCGACGACTACATGGTCGGGGAGCAGCAGCAGTTGATGGGCCGGTCGATGGCGGAGAAGGAGGTCTACCTCGGCGTCCAGGTGCAGACCCGCAACATGATGGACCGCGCGGTCGAGCGCGCCGCCCCCGTGCTGCGCAAGGTCTTCCCGGACGCAGTGGACGCCGAGCTGGTGGCCATCGAGTCCGAGATCGACCACCTGGACCAGGTGATCGGCTCCGCCGGCCTGGAGGGCCGCCCGGCCACGGCCGAGGAGATGTCCTGGCTGATGCACCGGTCGTGCTCGCTGGGCCTGCCCGCGCCGCGCAACCTGCCCGCCGTGCCCGGCGCGCCGTGGGAGCCCGAGGACCTGGCGTCGTTCACCGACGCGGCCGACTTCCACCAGGAGCCGTACTCGCCGACGGTGGTCGTGCGCGGCCGCACGGGCTCGAACGCGGGCATCAAGCGGCACGTCGCGGTGCTCACCGTCGGCCTGATGCACGGCCTGCAGATCCCCGAGGTCGACGACCCGTGGGTGCAGCGGTCGGACCGCCTGCCGGCCGCCGTGGAGTGGTCGGCGCGCATCTACGTCCGCCGCCCGGAGGAGGTCTCCGGCGAGCTGCAGCGGCAGATGAGCAAGGTGCGCTCGCAGGTCCGCCACTACACCGACGAGCACGAGCTGGAGCCGCCGCAGTCGCTGGCCCGCCAGGCGTCCCGGGTGCTGGAGATCGACGACGAGATGACGTCGGGCTTCACCGCGCTGGGCACCCGGGTCCGGTCCTGGTGGCGGCTCGCGGTGTCCGGGCCGACCGAGCGCGAGGCGCTGCGCCTGGCCCAGGCGCTGCTCGACCTCTACAAGCCGAAGGTCGCCATCGAGCACCCCGAGGCGCAGTACGCCATCGCCCGCGAGTTCATCCCGGGCGAGCCGCTGTCGTCCTCGGCGTACCTGCGCCGCGGCTCGGTGCTGTGGGCGGCCTCGTCGGTGCCCACGGCCACCGCCGAGGTGGGCGACCGCCGGGGCATCCTGCTCGGCGAGACCGTCACCGCGACCCGCCGCCCGGTGGCGTGGGACCCGTGGATGGCGCAGGAGCTGCGCGACGCCTCGGGCCTGACCGCGATGGTCGCGGGCCTCGGCGCGGGCAAGTCGTTCCTCGGCGGCGGCATCGTCTACAAGACGCTGCGCGCCGGGGCGCACTGGACGCTGCTGGACCCGTCGGGCCCGCTGGCCGCCCTGTGCGACCTGCCGGAGCTGCGCCCGTACGCCCGGCCGATCAACCTGCTCAACGCCCAGCCGGGCATCCTCAACCCGTACCGGGTGGTGGCCGAGCCGCAGCTGGAGCACTTCCTCGACGAGGACGACCCGGAGCGGGCGTGGCGGCGCGAGCGCGCGCTGGCCGCGGCCACCCGCCGCCGCCTGGTGCTCGACGTGCTGACCGGCCTGCTGCCGTTCGAGGTGGCCAGGCTGCCGCAGACCCGGATCGTGCTGCTGCGGGCGGTCCGCACGGTCGGCGGCCGGCCCGACGCGCACCCCGGCCAGGTCTTCGAGGCGCTGCGCCGCGACGCCAGCGAGCACCACGAGCACGCCGTCGTCGTCGCCGACTTCCTCGACGAGATGCGGGAGCGCATGTCGCTGCTCATCCCCGAGCAGGACGCGGACCCCTACGACGAGCAGCGCGACGACCGGCTGACCGTGCTGACCATGGCCGGGCTGAACCTGCCCAAGGACGGCGTGGGCCGCGAGCACTGGACGGACGCGGAGGCGCTCGGCGTGGAGATGCTGAACCTCGCCGCGTGGCTGACCCAGCGGTCGATCTACGAGCGGCCCAAGGACCTGCGCAAGGGCGTCTGGATCGACGAGGCGTTCTTCCTGTCCGAGGTGCCCACCGGCCGCGTGCTGATGAACCGCTTCGCCCGCGACTCCCGCAAGTGGAACGTGCGCGTGCTGCTGTCGTCGCAGATCCCGGCGGACTTCCTGCGGATCCAGGGCTTCGTGGCCCTGCTCGACTCGGTCTTCGTGGGCCGACTGGACGACGACCAGGCCCAGGCCGACGCCCTGCGCCTGCTCAAGGTGCCGGTCGGCGCGGGTTACGAGCAGGTCGTCGCCTCGCTGGGCCGCCGCCCCGGCGGCGTGCGCAACAACACCGAGCGCGACCGCGCGCCGCGGCAGTTCATCTTCGCCGACGGCGCCGGCGGCGTGGAGCGGATCCGGATCGACTTCTCCGGGCCGCACCTGGAGCACCTGCGCAACGCCCTGGACACCACGCCGGACGCCATGCGCGAGGGCGCGGAGGCGCCGCCGGAGCTGGAGGCGGCCCCGGCGCAGGACCCGTTCGCCCACGACGAGCGGCACACCGACGACTACGACGACGACGAGCTGGCCGCCGACCTGGAGGTCGGCCTCGTGGACGACCTGGTCGAGTCGGCACCGGGCGAGGGGGGAAACCGCCGCCCGGGCCGGGAAGGCGTCGCATGA
- a CDS encoding RNB domain-containing ribonuclease, which yields MVVIRTGRAESDPGLDFGGVRTEFGLPDEFPAAALAEAQRAVSGDVDRADREDATALPLVTVDPPGSKDLDQALLLERVGDGFRVHYAIADLGAFVEPDGALDTEVRRRGQTLYLPDGNVPLHPPVLSEGAASLLPGQVRPAVLWTFGCGPDGEPREVRVRRALVRSTAQLDYEGVQAAFDAGRPHPSIEALADFGRLRRARAAERGAVELQLPEQEIVPNGDGDWKLGIRPRADVETWNAEVSLLTGMAAARIMLDARVGVLRTLPDADDGAVEALRRSAHALGVPWPDGVTPAELLAGLDPARPEALALFVDATRLLRGAGYTAFDGEIPEVTTHAGLGAPYAHVTAPLRRLVDRFATEVCLAVTAGEPVPEWLRRALPKLPSLMGSSDALAGKVDRACLDQVEAWVLLDRVGHEFDAVVLRAEGGGADVFVAHPPVMGRCTGEDLPEGEWIRVRLVTADPDRRKVVFERV from the coding sequence ATGGTGGTGATCCGCACCGGTCGTGCCGAGTCGGACCCCGGCCTGGACTTCGGCGGCGTCCGGACCGAGTTCGGGCTGCCCGACGAGTTCCCGGCCGCCGCCCTGGCCGAGGCGCAGCGGGCCGTGTCGGGCGACGTCGACCGCGCCGACCGCGAGGACGCCACGGCGCTGCCGCTGGTGACCGTCGACCCGCCCGGCTCCAAGGACCTGGACCAGGCGCTGCTGCTGGAGCGGGTCGGCGACGGCTTCCGGGTGCACTACGCCATCGCCGACCTGGGCGCGTTCGTCGAGCCCGACGGCGCGCTGGACACCGAGGTGCGCCGGCGCGGGCAGACGCTGTACCTGCCGGACGGCAACGTGCCGCTGCACCCGCCGGTGCTCTCCGAGGGCGCGGCGAGCCTGCTGCCCGGCCAGGTGCGGCCCGCGGTGCTGTGGACGTTCGGGTGCGGCCCCGACGGCGAGCCGCGCGAGGTGCGCGTGCGGCGGGCCCTGGTGCGCTCGACCGCGCAGCTCGACTACGAGGGCGTGCAGGCGGCGTTCGACGCGGGCCGGCCGCACCCGTCGATCGAGGCGCTGGCCGACTTCGGCAGGCTGCGCCGGGCCCGGGCCGCCGAGCGCGGCGCGGTGGAGCTGCAGCTGCCGGAGCAGGAGATCGTGCCCAACGGCGACGGCGACTGGAAGCTGGGCATCCGGCCCCGCGCCGACGTGGAGACCTGGAACGCCGAGGTCTCGCTGCTCACCGGCATGGCCGCGGCGAGGATCATGCTGGACGCGCGGGTCGGCGTGCTGCGGACCCTGCCGGACGCGGACGACGGCGCGGTGGAGGCGCTGCGGCGGTCCGCGCACGCCCTGGGCGTGCCGTGGCCGGACGGGGTGACGCCCGCCGAGCTGCTGGCGGGCCTGGACCCGGCGCGGCCGGAGGCGCTGGCGCTGTTCGTGGACGCGACCCGGCTGCTGCGCGGCGCCGGCTACACCGCGTTCGACGGCGAGATCCCCGAGGTCACCACGCACGCCGGCCTGGGCGCGCCGTACGCGCACGTCACCGCGCCGCTGCGCAGGCTGGTGGACCGGTTCGCCACCGAGGTGTGCCTGGCCGTGACCGCGGGCGAGCCCGTGCCGGAGTGGCTGCGGCGGGCGCTGCCGAAGCTGCCGTCGCTGATGGGGAGTTCGGACGCGCTGGCGGGCAAGGTCGACCGGGCGTGCCTGGACCAGGTCGAGGCGTGGGTGCTGCTCGACCGGGTCGGCCACGAGTTCGACGCGGTCGTGCTGCGCGCCGAGGGCGGCGGCGCGGACGTGTTCGTCGCGCACCCGCCGGTGATGGGCCGCTGCACCGGCGAGGACCTGCCGGAGGGCGAGTGGATCCGGGTGCGGCTGGTGACGGCGGACCCCGATCGCCGGAAGGTCGTCTTCGAACGCGTGTGA
- the npdG gene encoding NADPH-dependent F420 reductase codes for MTDIRELTVGVLGGTGAQGKGLALRWAKAGLKVVIGSRNAERAEAAAEEVRAATGVGHVAGADNEGCAAQSDVVLVAVPWDGHADTVASLRAPLAGKVVIDCVNPLGFDKQGPYALPVPEGSAAQQAAALLPESRVTAAFHHVSAVTLADLAVESIEGDVLVLGDDREATDLVRALAETVPGFRGVYGGRLRNAGQVEAFTANLIAINRRYKAHAGLKITGL; via the coding sequence GTGACTGATATTCGTGAGCTCACCGTCGGGGTGCTCGGTGGTACCGGCGCGCAGGGCAAGGGCCTGGCGCTGCGGTGGGCCAAGGCGGGCTTGAAGGTCGTGATCGGTTCGCGCAACGCGGAGCGCGCCGAGGCCGCGGCCGAGGAGGTGCGGGCGGCGACCGGCGTCGGGCACGTCGCCGGTGCGGACAACGAGGGCTGCGCGGCGCAGTCGGACGTGGTGCTGGTGGCGGTGCCGTGGGACGGGCACGCGGACACCGTGGCGTCGCTGCGCGCGCCGCTGGCGGGCAAGGTCGTGATCGACTGCGTGAACCCGCTGGGCTTCGACAAGCAGGGCCCGTACGCGCTGCCGGTGCCCGAGGGCAGCGCCGCGCAGCAGGCCGCCGCGCTGCTGCCGGAGTCGCGGGTCACCGCGGCGTTCCACCACGTCTCGGCGGTGACCCTGGCCGACCTGGCGGTCGAGTCGATCGAGGGTGACGTGCTGGTGCTCGGCGACGACCGCGAGGCCACCGACCTGGTGCGGGCGCTGGCCGAGACCGTGCCGGGGTTCCGCGGCGTCTACGGCGGGCGGCTGCGCAACGCCGGCCAGGTCGAGGCGTTCACCGCGAACCTGATCGCGATCAACCGCCGGTACAAGGCGCACGCCGGCCTGAAGATCACCGGGCTCTAG
- a CDS encoding DUF6345 domain-containing protein produces MSTTRRRGAAVLALTGLLGAAALNGGVPAAAAAEELPVYAVRSEGLTEDQAAALRKAFDLPSVERTAEGVVVFTDEERHLRVPSVDRGAGAPDESGQATTQTQLDLAALRGLEAVPVEDATKRVTEALRGIGLLPAEATASASHSTVDVVDGNGATVISAPLDTTVTFDFTLRGVPLEGPGSKIRVSLDGSGAVTHLTYAARSVVLDGLKPVEHLDLGYRKCAEVLGGAPLGSVRYAYPSGPLGAGQTHLEPFFRCQGVDPGESAPVFYLPAAVGSAAPAPDPVPPPRRAGAAGDVGADWTTRVDVGSEGTGTCQGLFGVPADVNGFNTRFTSAGVPVQFSWTGANAWEQDFKDPAFTGGQDHVYADDVDLTYFHGSGGPFGLSFARCSSVDDAVLRNTEARWGNRDAEWMSLYAPNLLQGTASGQAWWQRWGRAFRGLHQINGFDTAVVQNSAFGARYANYLLRSARPFTRPLKVRVAWAQASIDTQPSWVRWATTGPIGNNWIANFDDYFWNRGPVGPDTLPTVGYWRISGPS; encoded by the coding sequence ATGTCCACCACCAGACGTCGGGGGGCGGCGGTGCTCGCCCTGACCGGGCTGCTGGGCGCGGCGGCCCTGAACGGCGGAGTGCCTGCGGCCGCCGCGGCGGAGGAGTTACCCGTCTACGCCGTCCGCTCGGAGGGCCTGACCGAGGACCAGGCCGCCGCCCTGCGGAAGGCGTTCGACCTGCCGTCCGTCGAGCGCACCGCCGAGGGCGTCGTCGTCTTCACCGACGAGGAGCGCCACCTGCGGGTGCCCTCCGTCGACCGCGGCGCGGGCGCCCCGGACGAGAGCGGCCAGGCGACCACGCAGACCCAGCTCGACCTCGCCGCCCTCCGCGGGCTCGAGGCCGTTCCCGTCGAGGACGCCACCAAGCGCGTCACCGAGGCCCTGCGCGGGATCGGGCTGCTGCCCGCCGAGGCCACCGCGAGCGCGTCCCACTCCACCGTCGACGTCGTCGACGGCAACGGCGCCACCGTGATCAGCGCGCCGCTGGACACGACCGTGACGTTCGACTTCACCCTGCGCGGCGTGCCGCTGGAGGGCCCGGGGTCGAAGATCCGGGTCTCCCTGGACGGCTCGGGCGCGGTCACCCACCTCACCTACGCCGCCCGCAGCGTGGTCCTCGACGGCCTCAAGCCGGTCGAGCACCTGGACCTGGGCTACCGGAAGTGCGCCGAGGTGCTGGGCGGCGCGCCGCTCGGCTCCGTCCGCTACGCCTACCCCTCGGGTCCGCTCGGCGCGGGCCAGACCCACCTGGAGCCGTTCTTCCGGTGCCAGGGCGTGGACCCGGGCGAGAGCGCCCCGGTGTTCTACCTGCCCGCCGCGGTGGGCTCCGCCGCGCCGGCGCCCGACCCGGTGCCGCCGCCGCGCCGGGCGGGCGCCGCCGGCGACGTCGGCGCCGACTGGACCACGCGGGTCGACGTCGGCAGCGAGGGCACCGGCACCTGCCAGGGCCTGTTCGGGGTGCCGGCCGACGTCAACGGCTTCAACACCCGGTTCACCTCGGCCGGCGTGCCGGTGCAGTTCAGCTGGACCGGCGCCAACGCGTGGGAGCAGGACTTCAAGGACCCGGCGTTCACCGGCGGGCAGGACCACGTCTACGCCGACGACGTCGACCTGACCTACTTCCACGGCAGCGGCGGCCCGTTCGGGCTGTCCTTCGCCCGGTGCAGCTCGGTCGACGACGCGGTGCTGCGCAACACCGAGGCCCGCTGGGGCAACCGGGACGCCGAGTGGATGAGCCTCTACGCGCCGAACCTGCTCCAGGGCACGGCGAGCGGCCAGGCGTGGTGGCAGCGGTGGGGCCGGGCGTTCCGCGGCCTGCACCAGATCAACGGCTTCGACACCGCCGTGGTGCAGAACAGCGCGTTCGGCGCCCGCTACGCCAACTACCTGCTGCGCTCGGCGCGCCCGTTCACGAGGCCGCTGAAGGTGCGCGTGGCGTGGGCCCAGGCGTCGATCGACACCCAGCCGTCGTGGGTGCGGTGGGCGACCACGGGCCCGATCGGGAACAACTGGATCGCCAACTTCGACGACTACTTCTGGAACCGCGGCCCGGTCGGCCCGGACACCCTGCCGACGGTCGGCTACTGGCGGATCTCCGGCCCGAGCTGA
- a CDS encoding helical backbone metal receptor yields MLPVDDLGEPVPLPGPPHRVVSLVPSLTEAVLTDVAEPSTLVGATDYCTHPPDLDVTRVGGSKYPDVDRVLALRPDLVLANSEENRPEDVMRLRADGIPVWVTAAPATVPAALGSLRRLLGTAWDAEPPWLVEAEHLWREVTPPRARAVVPVWRKPWVVLGRDTFAGDVLRRLGVVNAFATHPDRYPRPPLADLQHADLVILPDEPYPFTPTDGPEHFPTLRPVHVSGRHLTWYGPSLVPARPALEAALNAELNDAERSTQPP; encoded by the coding sequence TTGCTGCCCGTCGACGACCTCGGCGAGCCGGTCCCGCTGCCCGGCCCGCCGCACCGCGTGGTGAGCCTGGTGCCGTCGCTCACCGAGGCCGTGCTCACCGACGTGGCCGAGCCGTCGACCCTGGTGGGCGCCACCGACTACTGCACGCACCCGCCCGACCTGGACGTGACACGGGTGGGTGGTTCGAAGTACCCGGACGTGGACCGCGTGCTGGCGCTGCGCCCGGACCTGGTCCTGGCCAACAGCGAGGAGAACCGGCCCGAGGACGTGATGCGGCTGCGCGCCGACGGCATCCCCGTCTGGGTGACCGCCGCACCCGCGACCGTGCCCGCCGCCCTGGGCTCGCTGCGGCGCCTGCTGGGCACCGCCTGGGACGCCGAACCGCCCTGGCTGGTGGAGGCCGAGCACCTGTGGCGCGAGGTCACCCCACCGCGGGCCCGCGCCGTCGTCCCGGTCTGGCGCAAACCGTGGGTCGTGCTGGGCCGGGACACCTTCGCCGGCGACGTCCTGCGCCGCCTGGGCGTGGTCAACGCCTTCGCCACCCACCCCGACCGCTACCCGCGCCCACCCCTGGCGGACCTCCAGCACGCCGACCTGGTGATCCTCCCCGACGAGCCCTACCCCTTCACCCCCACCGACGGCCCGGAGCACTTCCCAACCCTGCGCCCCGTCCACGTCTCCGGCCGCCACCTGACCTGGTACGGCCCCTCCCTGGTACCGGCCCGCCCAGCCCTGGAAGCAGCCCTGAACGCAGAACTCAACGACGCCGAACGCTCGACACAACCCCCCTGA
- the panB gene encoding 3-methyl-2-oxobutanoate hydroxymethyltransferase: MTSAEVTAPYGNGAGGSAPTGKRVRVHHLREMKDRGEPWPMLTAYDMYTAELFDEAGIPVLLVGDSASNNVYGHDTSLPVTVDELIPLVRGVTRSVKRALVVADLPFGSYQVSVEQAVATAVRFMKEGRAHAVKLEGGRHFAPHVEAIVRAGIPVMGHVGFTPQSEHQLGGYRVQGRNEAFDSVVADARAVEEAGAFAVVLEMVTAEVAKQITHDLRIPTVGIGAGPDTDAQVLVWQDMMGLRRGRAPRFVKRYADMAGLMMSAAQQFAAEVKGHRFPGPEHTFH, encoded by the coding sequence ATGACTTCTGCCGAGGTAACCGCGCCCTACGGGAACGGGGCGGGTGGGTCCGCCCCGACCGGGAAGCGAGTGCGGGTCCACCACCTGCGCGAGATGAAGGACCGCGGCGAGCCGTGGCCCATGCTCACCGCGTACGACATGTACACCGCGGAGCTGTTCGACGAGGCCGGCATCCCGGTCCTGCTCGTCGGCGACTCGGCGTCCAACAACGTCTACGGCCACGACACCTCGCTGCCGGTGACCGTGGACGAGCTGATCCCGCTGGTCCGCGGCGTCACCCGGTCGGTGAAGCGGGCGCTGGTCGTGGCCGACCTGCCGTTCGGCTCCTACCAGGTGTCGGTCGAGCAGGCCGTGGCCACGGCGGTGCGGTTCATGAAGGAGGGCCGCGCGCACGCCGTGAAGCTGGAGGGCGGCCGCCACTTCGCGCCGCACGTCGAGGCGATCGTGCGGGCGGGCATCCCGGTCATGGGGCACGTCGGCTTCACCCCGCAGAGCGAGCACCAGCTCGGCGGGTACCGGGTGCAGGGGCGCAACGAGGCGTTCGACTCCGTGGTGGCCGACGCGCGCGCCGTGGAGGAGGCGGGCGCGTTCGCCGTCGTGCTGGAGATGGTGACCGCCGAGGTCGCCAAGCAGATCACGCACGACCTGCGCATCCCCACCGTCGGCATCGGCGCGGGTCCGGACACCGACGCCCAGGTGCTGGTGTGGCAGGACATGATGGGGCTGCGGCGCGGGCGCGCGCCGAGGTTCGTCAAGCGCTACGCCGACATGGCGGGGCTGATGATGTCGGCGGCGCAGCAGTTCGCCGCCGAGGTCAAGGGCCACCGGTTCCCCGGCCCCGAGCACACCTTCCACTGA
- the pip gene encoding prolyl aminopeptidase, with product MYPETEPYDQGLLDVGDGNRVYWEVCGNPYGKPVVFLHGGPGGGCAPVHRRLFDPAAYRIVLFDQRGCGRSVPHAAEPGADLGANTTWHLVADIERIREHLSVERWQVFGGSWGATLALAYAQTHPERVTEMVLRGVFMLRRKELDWYYGGGAGFLFPERWERVTALAPDGDVIGTYARLLNDPDPAVHEPAAVAWSVWEGATVTLLERPELVEAFARPRYALAFARIENHYFRHRGWLEEGQLLRDAGRLAGIPAVIVQGRYDVTTPAVSAWELHRAWPGSELVVVPDAGHAFDEPGTLRALLAATDRFRP from the coding sequence ATGTACCCCGAGACCGAGCCTTACGACCAGGGCCTGCTCGACGTCGGCGACGGGAACCGCGTCTACTGGGAGGTGTGCGGCAACCCCTACGGCAAACCCGTGGTGTTCCTGCACGGCGGCCCGGGCGGTGGCTGCGCACCCGTGCACCGGCGGCTGTTCGACCCCGCCGCCTACCGGATCGTGCTGTTCGACCAGCGCGGCTGCGGCCGGTCGGTCCCGCACGCGGCCGAGCCGGGCGCGGACCTGGGCGCCAACACCACCTGGCACCTGGTCGCCGACATCGAGCGGATCCGCGAGCACCTGAGCGTGGAGCGGTGGCAGGTGTTCGGCGGGTCGTGGGGCGCGACCCTGGCGCTGGCCTACGCCCAGACCCACCCGGAGCGGGTGACCGAGATGGTGCTGCGCGGGGTGTTCATGCTGCGCCGCAAGGAACTGGACTGGTACTACGGCGGTGGGGCGGGGTTTTTGTTCCCCGAGCGGTGGGAGCGGGTGACGGCGCTCGCGCCCGACGGCGACGTGATCGGCACCTACGCGCGGCTGCTCAACGACCCGGACCCGGCGGTGCACGAGCCGGCGGCCGTGGCGTGGAGCGTGTGGGAGGGTGCGACGGTCACCCTGCTGGAGCGGCCCGAGCTGGTCGAGGCGTTCGCGCGGCCCCGGTACGCGCTGGCGTTCGCGCGCATCGAGAACCACTACTTCCGCCACCGCGGCTGGCTGGAGGAGGGGCAGCTGCTGCGCGACGCGGGCAGGCTGGCCGGCATCCCGGCCGTGATCGTGCAGGGCCGCTACGACGTGACCACGCCCGCCGTGTCGGCCTGGGAACTGCACCGCGCCTGGCCCGGCTCGGAACTGGTGGTCGTCCCCGACGCCGGCCACGCCTTCGACGAACCCGGCACCCTGCGCGCCCTCCTGGCCGCCACCGACCGCTTCCGCCCCTGA
- a CDS encoding SDR family oxidoreductase — protein MSYDLNNRTAVVTGAASGIGAEIARVLARSGARVALLARRAERLTELAEKIGAEGGQALAVPADITGDLAPAVEAVHAAFGRVDLVVNNAGVMLANPITAGRDDEWGRMLDTNLKGLLNVIKAFTDDLVAAGRDGAADLVNISSVGAHLTFPTYAVYTATKAAVTHLSANLRTELGPLGVRVTNVEPGLVHSELADHMDNPEVSASLDAWREQVPPLDPADVGDVVAFATSRPKQVNLRQIMVLPTAQV, from the coding sequence CGCCAGCGGCATCGGCGCCGAGATCGCCCGCGTGCTGGCCCGCTCCGGCGCCAGGGTGGCGCTGCTGGCCCGGCGCGCCGAGCGGCTGACCGAGCTGGCCGAGAAGATCGGGGCCGAGGGCGGGCAGGCGCTCGCGGTGCCCGCCGACATCACCGGCGACCTCGCGCCGGCCGTGGAGGCGGTCCACGCCGCGTTCGGGCGGGTCGACCTGGTGGTCAACAACGCGGGCGTCATGCTGGCCAACCCCATCACCGCGGGCCGCGACGACGAGTGGGGTCGGATGCTGGACACCAACCTCAAGGGCCTGCTCAACGTCATCAAGGCGTTCACCGACGACCTGGTGGCCGCCGGGCGCGACGGCGCCGCGGACCTGGTGAACATCTCGTCGGTCGGCGCGCACCTGACCTTCCCCACCTACGCCGTCTACACCGCGACCAAGGCGGCGGTGACGCACCTGTCGGCGAACCTGCGCACCGAGCTGGGTCCGCTGGGCGTGCGGGTGACCAACGTCGAGCCCGGCCTGGTGCACAGCGAGCTGGCCGACCACATGGACAACCCCGAGGTGTCGGCGAGCCTGGACGCGTGGCGGGAGCAGGTGCCGCCGCTGGACCCGGCCGACGTGGGCGACGTGGTCGCGTTCGCCACCAGCAGGCCGAAGCAGGTCAACCTGCGGCAGATCATGGTGCTGCCGACCGCCCAGGTCTGA